A DNA window from Polyangium spumosum contains the following coding sequences:
- a CDS encoding translocation/assembly module TamB domain-containing protein — protein sequence MAPSAPADRDSPEKAAPRRPGRARRALRAAAATIGLCTVFTGSAVLAVGLHLDTAPFRRLARDVANQALGSLFEGKIVISEIDHLALDEVEIRSAVTLDPHGREVIHAKGIRGSFDLVPFARASLFGKGERKLAFPHIRIEEAEIVLDRGPDQRLGITTAFQPKPKPKKPKKPRKPGAKVAAERPTSISLDRIEIGHARVRGQVAPPRVIDADVTRLIGAVHVGPRGVSVDVEPTGIRERGLAHVQLAGLLEYHLHVETPPATDPTSAAPEAKAPPSVARMWSSFAGSAGPVEVLARAKLDDTRVTAAIELPRAEPEDLRKLVPGLPVRERVSARLSLEGDIPSFEVEGRLEVSPKEGAPGSLELEGELDVTQGARLALDVTADDLDPRMFVEGLPAANVDLGARLLLDTNPALRIVADARTEPMVVEAQAVPAADVHLVFDHGELEGRVTLHEPGAPVSGSFVVSPGGAVRFEAETYVASLASAPRLRGPATGSARVHVRGAISEGTIDARAFGSVHDLEAKGGVSLERGRVEGRIRGPFDRLDVEASLEGEGLVAAGRGADRVTARVSGPVTAPKVQARLEGGDVGELEASAQIEPKEKSAREVALRLTREGERIEGKAKRIVVRGGGLAIEGLRAEGSGLGSLGGTLAVDGRELTGNLAGRDVDLARIGRLLDLDRRLKGLADVDIALARTRDGRKGHVHVMVEDGTFSAGGLPVTGASGSIVATFDGARAAMDGTLRLVDRDDTGAEDACNGSIAEVRISGAEGDLRGPLLDPTTWTRLTGSARVDAPDWDLRCIAARLPVALVLGEVSGRLGTSFSIERPDGQRFVSVRDLDVRTRDLVVAGPVAFGEDKPAWESRRMDVALSGSLNGATGATDVTLSLLDRSTIAELGVHVNLDLPTLVDEPKKRRASLLASRGTAEFAIPRRTVRSFRTLPSALRDVLPPLAGEVALSATASGSLGDPALRVHARGYRLRHDASTVEPSPWALPVDVDATATYDAGKARLRAAVRKGTRELALVEGQADADLNALREGRSIPPRGNVRATLRELPLELIPFFADRDVAGRVSGVMRFDQRGDEPEAAARIEVSGLALGSQSSFDRAALELSIGSPGGPGKPARGVAQLALVGRGGGRIDATGYAGIDWQGFLPQIDDTRPADLLVKATRFRLASLTPLVSGTLSRLDGTLDGDLRLGLHRFGEDEGRIDANMEVRGGVFHVPQIGQEFKNARVSIRTTESGELRFDDIRAEGISGAVEGSAVVQMQGLAFQTARGELRIDDDEELPVTFEGVPLGQAHGRIELAAAKEGREVSLTVRVPELHLALPASSSRAVQSLDPHADVDVSHPLGPPKEERPKDALSYVVTFELGDIEIEGMGADLELTGGSPPPRVALTDETRLSGDVEINRGTFEIVGKKFEIERGLLRLRPEEAGNPYVNVTARWDAPNGTRVFVDYVGDLKPITEQKLRFRSSPPMSQQSILSMILMGETPESQSDTQSQTASTEGSPGAAERAAGVVGGEIASQQINAILSQIAPLRGLSTRVGTTEAGRLRTTVIYELGDTVTAQASYEGSPSSRLQGIQTPAGAAEGTENRTELNLDWRFRRNWMLRGSFGFGGINQQPSSGLDLFWQYRY from the coding sequence GTGGCCCCGAGCGCGCCAGCCGATCGCGATTCCCCGGAGAAAGCCGCGCCGCGGCGACCGGGACGGGCGCGCCGCGCGCTCAGGGCGGCGGCGGCCACGATCGGGCTCTGCACGGTGTTCACGGGATCCGCGGTCCTCGCCGTGGGCCTGCACCTCGACACCGCGCCCTTCCGCCGCCTCGCGCGCGACGTCGCCAACCAGGCGCTCGGCTCGCTCTTCGAAGGCAAGATCGTCATCTCCGAGATCGATCACCTCGCGCTCGACGAGGTGGAGATCCGCTCCGCCGTCACGCTCGATCCCCACGGCCGGGAGGTCATCCACGCGAAGGGCATTCGCGGCAGCTTCGACCTCGTCCCGTTCGCCCGCGCGTCGCTCTTCGGCAAAGGCGAGCGCAAGCTCGCCTTCCCGCACATCCGCATCGAGGAGGCCGAGATCGTGCTCGACCGCGGGCCCGATCAGCGGCTCGGGATCACCACGGCCTTCCAGCCGAAGCCGAAGCCGAAGAAGCCGAAGAAACCCAGAAAACCCGGAGCAAAGGTCGCGGCCGAGCGGCCGACGAGCATCTCGCTCGATCGCATCGAGATCGGTCACGCGCGCGTGCGCGGGCAGGTCGCGCCGCCGCGCGTGATCGACGCGGACGTGACGCGCTTGATCGGCGCGGTGCACGTCGGCCCGCGGGGCGTGTCCGTGGACGTGGAGCCGACGGGCATCCGCGAGCGCGGGCTCGCCCACGTGCAGCTCGCGGGTTTGCTCGAGTATCACCTGCACGTCGAGACGCCGCCCGCCACGGACCCGACGAGCGCGGCGCCCGAGGCGAAGGCCCCGCCGAGCGTGGCGCGGATGTGGAGCAGCTTCGCGGGGAGCGCGGGGCCCGTCGAGGTGCTCGCGCGCGCGAAGCTCGACGATACGCGGGTCACGGCGGCGATCGAGCTGCCGCGCGCCGAGCCCGAGGATCTCCGCAAGCTCGTGCCGGGTTTGCCCGTGCGCGAGCGCGTCTCCGCGAGGCTCTCGCTCGAAGGAGACATCCCGTCGTTCGAGGTGGAGGGGCGGCTCGAGGTCTCGCCGAAGGAAGGCGCGCCGGGCTCGCTCGAGCTCGAAGGTGAGCTCGACGTGACGCAGGGCGCACGGCTCGCGCTCGACGTGACCGCGGACGATCTCGATCCACGCATGTTCGTGGAGGGTTTGCCCGCGGCGAACGTGGACCTCGGCGCGCGGCTCCTGCTCGACACGAACCCGGCGCTGCGGATCGTGGCCGACGCGCGGACCGAGCCGATGGTCGTGGAGGCGCAAGCGGTGCCGGCGGCCGACGTGCACCTGGTCTTCGATCACGGCGAGCTCGAGGGTCGCGTGACCTTGCACGAGCCGGGCGCGCCGGTCTCCGGTTCGTTCGTGGTGAGCCCGGGCGGCGCCGTGCGTTTCGAGGCGGAGACGTACGTCGCGTCGCTCGCGTCGGCGCCGCGGCTCCGAGGTCCGGCGACGGGCAGCGCGCGCGTGCACGTGCGAGGCGCGATCAGCGAGGGGACGATCGACGCGCGTGCCTTCGGCTCGGTGCACGACCTCGAAGCGAAGGGCGGCGTCTCGCTCGAGCGAGGCCGCGTGGAGGGTCGCATCCGCGGGCCGTTCGATCGGCTGGACGTCGAGGCCTCGCTCGAAGGGGAAGGGCTCGTCGCGGCAGGGCGCGGCGCGGACCGGGTGACGGCGCGCGTGAGCGGGCCCGTGACGGCGCCGAAGGTGCAAGCGCGGCTCGAAGGCGGCGACGTGGGGGAGCTCGAAGCGTCGGCGCAAATCGAGCCGAAGGAGAAGAGCGCGCGCGAGGTGGCGCTGCGGCTGACGCGCGAGGGCGAGCGGATCGAGGGCAAGGCGAAGCGCATCGTGGTGCGAGGCGGAGGGCTCGCGATCGAGGGGCTCCGGGCCGAGGGGTCGGGGCTCGGATCGCTCGGCGGGACCCTCGCGGTCGACGGTCGCGAGCTCACGGGCAACCTCGCAGGGAGAGACGTGGACCTCGCGCGGATCGGCCGGTTGCTCGATCTCGATCGACGTTTGAAGGGCCTCGCGGACGTGGACATCGCGCTCGCGCGCACGAGGGACGGGCGCAAGGGGCACGTACACGTGATGGTCGAGGACGGGACGTTCTCGGCGGGAGGTCTGCCCGTCACGGGGGCGTCCGGCTCGATCGTGGCGACGTTCGACGGCGCGCGCGCGGCGATGGATGGCACGCTCCGGCTGGTCGATCGCGACGACACGGGCGCGGAGGATGCGTGCAACGGATCGATCGCCGAGGTGCGGATCTCCGGCGCCGAGGGTGATCTGCGCGGGCCGCTCCTGGATCCGACGACGTGGACGCGGCTCACGGGCTCGGCGCGCGTGGACGCGCCCGACTGGGATCTGCGGTGCATCGCGGCCCGCCTGCCCGTCGCGCTCGTCCTCGGCGAGGTCTCGGGCCGCCTCGGCACGAGCTTCTCGATCGAGCGGCCCGACGGGCAACGGTTCGTCTCGGTACGCGACCTCGACGTGCGCACGCGCGACCTCGTGGTCGCGGGGCCGGTCGCGTTCGGCGAGGACAAACCGGCGTGGGAGTCCCGCCGGATGGACGTCGCGCTCTCGGGCTCGCTGAACGGCGCGACGGGCGCGACGGACGTCACGCTCTCGCTGCTCGACCGATCGACCATCGCGGAGCTCGGCGTGCACGTGAACCTCGATCTGCCGACGCTCGTCGACGAGCCGAAGAAGCGACGCGCCTCGCTGCTCGCGTCACGGGGGACGGCGGAGTTCGCGATCCCGCGGCGAACCGTGCGCTCGTTCCGGACCTTGCCCTCGGCCCTGCGGGACGTGCTCCCGCCGCTCGCCGGCGAGGTCGCGCTCTCGGCCACGGCGAGCGGCAGCCTCGGTGATCCGGCGCTGCGCGTGCATGCGCGTGGCTACCGGCTCAGGCACGACGCGTCGACGGTCGAGCCGAGCCCGTGGGCGCTGCCGGTCGACGTGGACGCGACCGCGACGTACGACGCGGGCAAGGCGAGGCTACGCGCGGCCGTCCGCAAGGGCACGCGCGAGCTCGCGCTGGTCGAGGGGCAGGCCGACGCGGATCTGAACGCGCTGCGCGAGGGTCGATCCATCCCGCCGCGCGGCAACGTGCGCGCGACGCTGCGGGAGCTGCCGCTCGAGCTCATCCCGTTCTTCGCGGACCGGGACGTCGCCGGCCGCGTGAGCGGCGTGATGCGCTTCGATCAGCGCGGCGACGAGCCCGAAGCCGCGGCGCGGATCGAGGTGTCGGGCCTCGCGCTCGGCAGCCAATCGTCCTTCGATCGCGCCGCGCTCGAGCTCTCGATCGGGAGCCCCGGCGGCCCGGGGAAGCCGGCGCGTGGCGTCGCGCAGCTCGCGCTCGTCGGTCGGGGCGGAGGGCGCATCGACGCGACGGGGTACGCGGGCATCGACTGGCAAGGGTTCCTCCCGCAGATCGACGACACGCGACCTGCGGACCTGCTCGTGAAGGCGACCAGGTTCCGCCTCGCGAGTTTGACCCCGCTCGTCTCCGGCACCCTCTCGCGGCTCGACGGCACGCTCGACGGCGACCTGCGCCTCGGCCTGCACCGCTTCGGCGAGGACGAGGGGCGCATCGACGCGAACATGGAGGTGCGGGGCGGCGTCTTCCACGTCCCGCAGATCGGCCAGGAGTTCAAGAACGCGCGCGTCTCGATCCGCACGACCGAGAGCGGCGAGCTGCGCTTCGACGACATCCGCGCCGAGGGCATCTCCGGCGCGGTGGAGGGTTCTGCCGTCGTGCAGATGCAGGGGCTCGCCTTCCAGACGGCGCGCGGCGAGCTGCGCATCGACGACGACGAGGAGCTTCCGGTCACGTTCGAAGGCGTGCCGCTCGGGCAAGCGCACGGGCGGATCGAGCTCGCCGCGGCGAAGGAAGGGCGCGAGGTGTCGCTCACGGTGCGCGTGCCGGAGCTCCACCTCGCCCTGCCCGCTTCGAGCTCGCGCGCGGTGCAGTCGCTCGATCCACACGCCGACGTCGACGTCTCGCACCCGCTCGGCCCGCCGAAGGAGGAGCGCCCCAAGGACGCCCTCTCGTACGTGGTCACGTTCGAGCTCGGCGACATCGAGATCGAGGGCATGGGCGCGGATCTGGAGCTCACGGGCGGGAGCCCTCCACCGCGCGTCGCGCTCACCGACGAGACGCGGCTCTCGGGCGACGTCGAGATCAACCGCGGCACGTTCGAGATCGTGGGCAAAAAGTTCGAGATCGAGCGAGGCCTCCTGCGCCTGCGGCCCGAGGAAGCGGGCAACCCCTACGTGAACGTGACCGCGCGCTGGGACGCGCCCAACGGCACGCGCGTCTTCGTCGACTACGTGGGCGATCTGAAGCCGATCACCGAGCAGAAGCTGCGCTTCCGGTCGAGCCCGCCGATGTCGCAGCAGTCGATCCTGTCGATGATCCTCATGGGCGAGACGCCCGAGTCCCAGTCCGACACGCAGTCGCAGACGGCCTCGACGGAGGGCTCGCCGGGCGCGGCGGAGAGGGCGGCCGGCGTCGTCGGCGGCGAGATCGCCTCGCAGCAGATCAACGCGATCCTCTCGCAGATCGCGCCGCTCCGTGGCCTGTCCACGCGTGTCGGGACGACCGAGGCCGGGAGGCTACGCACGACCGTGATCTACGAGCTCGGCGACACCGTGACCGCGCAGGCGAGTTACGAAGGTTCCCCCTCGAGCCGCCTCCAGGGCATCCAGACCCCGGCAGGCGCGGCGGAGGGCACGGAGAACCGCACGGAGCTGAACCTCGACTGGCGCTTCCGGCGCAACTGGATGCTGCGCGGATCGTTCGGGTTCGGAGGGATCAACCAGCAGCCGAGCTCGGGCCTCGATCTGTTCTGGCAATACCGCTACTGA